In the genome of Neofelis nebulosa isolate mNeoNeb1 chromosome 8, mNeoNeb1.pri, whole genome shotgun sequence, one region contains:
- the SKIDA1 gene encoding SKI/DACH domain-containing protein 1 isoform X1, whose product MVFSLFLKKYENQKKKQESTGCLETHAASGGGLTYIHVYVCVTYIFTANGGDHLVPEMGDLKSGFEEVDGVRLGYLIIKGKQMFALSQVFTDLLKNIPRTTVHKRMDHLKVKKHHCDLEELRKLKAINSIAFHAAKCTLISREDVEALYTSCKTERVLKTKRRRVGRALATKAPPPERAAAAAAASPRPGFWKDKHQLWRGLSGSARPLPISAQSPRPGAAAARPAAHLPQIFSKYPGSHYPEIVRSPCKPPLNYETAPLQGNYVAFHSDPAYFRSLLCSKHPAAAAAAAAAAAAAAAAAAAAYYQASAAGPQPKAAAAAAGAGGPVSLTYRCKRKRGGAKDCLLAPHAGARRLLLLPRSYKAKAAAAAAAAAAAAAAGATCLERFHLVNSFCPPPHHHHHHHHHHHHHHHRAQQPQQNHHPPHHHRPQPHLGSFPESCSSDSESSSYSDHAANDSDFGSSLSSSSNSVSSEEEEEEGEEEEEEEEEEEEEEGGSGASDSSEVSSEEEDSSTESDSSSGSSQVSVQSIRFRRTSFGKPPSVQAQANFLYHLASAAAATKPAAFEDAGRLPDLKSSVKAESPEEWNLQSWAPKASPVYCPASLGSCFTEIRNDRVSEITFPHSEISSTVKRTDLTINCLAEGASSPSPKTNNAFPQQRILREARKCLQATPTTHCADNNTIAARFFDHDSSGAAANSEKDSKIPHCAEFATDLSSSHTASEVDGAAPAAATKAENPCTNAGDKTLPFLHNIKIKVEDSSANEEYEPDLITNKLKCECNDTEGEFYSVTESKEEDALLTTAKEEGFACPEKETLSLNPPAQSQGLSCTLGSPKPEDGEYKFGARVRKNYRTLVLGKRPVLQTPPVKPNLKSARSPRPTGKTETHEGTLDDFTVINRRKKVASNVASAVKRPFNFMANFPCPPSLIIGKDGDLWPAYSLNTTKDSQPPHKAHPIWKWQLGGSAIPLPPSHKFRKFNS is encoded by the exons AtggttttttccctctttttaaaaaaatacgaaaaccaaaaaaaaaagcaagaatcaA cAGGATGCCTTGAGACACACGCAGCATCTGGTGGAGGAttaacatacatacatgtgtatgtatgcgtCACGTATATATTTACTGCAAATGGTGGGGATCATTTAGTGCCCGAGATGGGAGACCTGAAGTCAGGTTTTGAAGAGGTGGATGGCGTGAGGCTCGGCTACCTCATCATTAAAGGAAAGCAAATGTTTGCCCTCTCCCAAGTCTTCACGGATCTGCTGAAGAACATCCCGAGGACGACCGTGCACAAGCGCATGGATCATTTGAAAGTGAAAAAGCACCACTGCGATCTGGAGGAGTTGCGGAAACTCAAGGCAATCAACAGCATCGCATTCCACGCCGCCAAATGCACTCTCATCTCCCGGGAAGACGTGGAAGCACTCTACACCTCCTGCAAAACCGAGCGTGTCCTCAAGACCAAGCGCAGGAGGGTCGGCCGGGCCCTGGCCACAAAGGCGCCGCCGCCAgagcgcgccgccgccgccgccgccgccagcccCCGCCCGGGTTTTTGGAAGGACAAGCACCAACTTTGGCGGGGCCTGAGCGGATCCGCGCGGCCCCTGCCAATCAGCGCGCAGTCCCCGCGCCCGGGCGCCGCCGCCGCGCGCCCCGCCGCCCATCTACCTCAGATTTTTAGCAAATACCCGGGCTCGCACTACCCGGAAATCGTGCGCTCGCCTTGCAAACCCCCTCTAAACTATGAAACTGCCCCGCTCCAGGGAAACTACGTTGCTTTTCACTCGGACCCTGCTTATTTTCGGAGCCTGCTGTGCAGCAAGCACccggcggccgccgccgccgccgccgccgccgccgctgccgccgccgccgccgccgccgcagcctaCTACCAGGCTTCGGCGGCCGGGCCCCAGCccaaggcggcggcggcggcggcgggcgcgggaGGCCCGGTGAGCCTGACCTACCGGTGCAAGCGCAAGCGCGGGGGCGCCAAGGACTGCCTGCTCGCGCCCCACGCCGGCGCCCGccgcctgctgctgctgcccaggTCCTACAAAGccaaggcggcggcggcggcggcggcagcggcggcggcggcggccgccggGGCCACTTGCTTGGAGAGGTTTCATCTGGTTAACAGCTTCTGCccgcctccccaccaccaccaccaccaccatcaccaccaccaccaccaccaccaccgggCCCAACAGCCGCAGCAGAATCACCACCCCCCTCATCACCACCGGCCGCAGCCCCATCTCGGCAGCTTTCCCGAGAGTTGTAGCAGCGACTCGGAGTCCAGCTCCTACTCGGACCATGCAGCCAACGACTCCGATTTTGGCTCCAGTTTGTCCAGTTCCAGCAACTCCGTGTCCtcggaggaagaggaggaggagggagaggaggaggaggaggaagaggaggaggaggaggaggaggaggggggcagtgGGGCCTCGGATTCCAGCGAAGTCAGCTCGGAGGAGGAGGACTCGTCCACGGAGTCGGACTCCAGCTCCGGCTCCAGCCAAGTGTCGGTGCAGAGCATCCGTTTCAGACGCACCAGCTTCGGCAAGCCTCCCAGCGTGCAGGCGCAGGCCAACTTCTTGTACCATCTGGCCTCCGCCGCCGCTGCAACCAAACCCGCTGCTTTCGAGGATGCCGGCAGACTTCCCGACCTCAAGAGTAGTGTCAAAGCCGAGTCGCCGGAGGAGTGGAATCTGCAGAGCTGGGCCCCCAAAGCGTCTCCGGTGTACTGCCCGGCCAGCCTGGGGAGTTGTTTCACAGAGATAAGGAACGATAGGGTATCTGAGATTACATTCCCACACTCTGAAATTTCCAGTACTGTAAAGAGAACTGACCTGACAATTAACTGCTTGGCGGAGGGGGCCTCTTCACCTAGCCCAAAGACAAACAATGCATTTCCACAACAAAGAATACTCCGAGAGGCTAGGAAATGCCTACAAGCAACTCCTACTACACACTGTGCTGATAACAACACAATAGCTGCTAGGTTCTTCGATCACGATTCTTCAGGAGCAGCCGCAAATTCAGAGAAAGACTCCAAAATCCCTCATTGTGCTGAATTTGCTACGGATTTGTCCTCTTCCCACACCGCTTCTGAGGTGGATGGAGCAGCACCAGCGGCAGCAACGAAAGCTGAGAATCCGTGCACTAACGCGGGCGACAAGACCTTGCCATTTCTGCACAATATTAAAATCAAAGTAGAAGACAGTAGTGCTAATGAAGAATATGAACCTGACCTTATTACAAATAAGCTTAAGTGCGAGTGCAATGATACAGAGGGTGAGTTTTACAGTGTGACTGAAAGTAAAGAGGAGGACGCCTTGTTAACCACAGCCAAGGAAGAAGGTTTTGCATGCCCTGAAAAAGAAACTCTTTCCTTAAACCCACCGGCTCAGAGTCAGGGCCTCTCATGCACTTTAGGTTCTCCAAAACCCGAGGATGGGGAATATAAATTTGGTGCCAGGGTGAGAAAAAATTACCGGACACTAGTACTGGGAAAACGACCCGTACTTCAGACACCTCCAGTCAAACCAAATTTGAAATCAGCTAGAAGTCCTCGTCCTACAGGTAAAACCGAAACACATGAAGGAACACTGGATGATTTTACAGTTATAAACAGACGCAAAAAGGTAGCCAGCAATGTAGCATCAGCAGTGAAAAGGCCATTTAATTTCATGGCAAATTTTCCTTGTCCACCATCACTCATTATTGGGAAGGATGGGGATTTGTGGCCGGCGTATTCCTTAAACACCACTAAGGATTCCCAACCTCCTCACAAAGCCCATCCTATATGGAAATGGCAGCTGGGCGGTTCTGCAATACCTCTTCCACCGAGTcacaaattcaggaaatttaattCATAA
- the SKIDA1 gene encoding SKI/DACH domain-containing protein 1 isoform X2 — MVFSLFLKKYENQKKKQESRCLETHAASGGGLTYIHVYVCVTYIFTANGGDHLVPEMGDLKSGFEEVDGVRLGYLIIKGKQMFALSQVFTDLLKNIPRTTVHKRMDHLKVKKHHCDLEELRKLKAINSIAFHAAKCTLISREDVEALYTSCKTERVLKTKRRRVGRALATKAPPPERAAAAAAASPRPGFWKDKHQLWRGLSGSARPLPISAQSPRPGAAAARPAAHLPQIFSKYPGSHYPEIVRSPCKPPLNYETAPLQGNYVAFHSDPAYFRSLLCSKHPAAAAAAAAAAAAAAAAAAAAYYQASAAGPQPKAAAAAAGAGGPVSLTYRCKRKRGGAKDCLLAPHAGARRLLLLPRSYKAKAAAAAAAAAAAAAAGATCLERFHLVNSFCPPPHHHHHHHHHHHHHHHRAQQPQQNHHPPHHHRPQPHLGSFPESCSSDSESSSYSDHAANDSDFGSSLSSSSNSVSSEEEEEEGEEEEEEEEEEEEEEGGSGASDSSEVSSEEEDSSTESDSSSGSSQVSVQSIRFRRTSFGKPPSVQAQANFLYHLASAAAATKPAAFEDAGRLPDLKSSVKAESPEEWNLQSWAPKASPVYCPASLGSCFTEIRNDRVSEITFPHSEISSTVKRTDLTINCLAEGASSPSPKTNNAFPQQRILREARKCLQATPTTHCADNNTIAARFFDHDSSGAAANSEKDSKIPHCAEFATDLSSSHTASEVDGAAPAAATKAENPCTNAGDKTLPFLHNIKIKVEDSSANEEYEPDLITNKLKCECNDTEGEFYSVTESKEEDALLTTAKEEGFACPEKETLSLNPPAQSQGLSCTLGSPKPEDGEYKFGARVRKNYRTLVLGKRPVLQTPPVKPNLKSARSPRPTGKTETHEGTLDDFTVINRRKKVASNVASAVKRPFNFMANFPCPPSLIIGKDGDLWPAYSLNTTKDSQPPHKAHPIWKWQLGGSAIPLPPSHKFRKFNS; from the exons AtggttttttccctctttttaaaaaaatacgaaaaccaaaaaaaaaagcaagaatcaA GATGCCTTGAGACACACGCAGCATCTGGTGGAGGAttaacatacatacatgtgtatgtatgcgtCACGTATATATTTACTGCAAATGGTGGGGATCATTTAGTGCCCGAGATGGGAGACCTGAAGTCAGGTTTTGAAGAGGTGGATGGCGTGAGGCTCGGCTACCTCATCATTAAAGGAAAGCAAATGTTTGCCCTCTCCCAAGTCTTCACGGATCTGCTGAAGAACATCCCGAGGACGACCGTGCACAAGCGCATGGATCATTTGAAAGTGAAAAAGCACCACTGCGATCTGGAGGAGTTGCGGAAACTCAAGGCAATCAACAGCATCGCATTCCACGCCGCCAAATGCACTCTCATCTCCCGGGAAGACGTGGAAGCACTCTACACCTCCTGCAAAACCGAGCGTGTCCTCAAGACCAAGCGCAGGAGGGTCGGCCGGGCCCTGGCCACAAAGGCGCCGCCGCCAgagcgcgccgccgccgccgccgccgccagcccCCGCCCGGGTTTTTGGAAGGACAAGCACCAACTTTGGCGGGGCCTGAGCGGATCCGCGCGGCCCCTGCCAATCAGCGCGCAGTCCCCGCGCCCGGGCGCCGCCGCCGCGCGCCCCGCCGCCCATCTACCTCAGATTTTTAGCAAATACCCGGGCTCGCACTACCCGGAAATCGTGCGCTCGCCTTGCAAACCCCCTCTAAACTATGAAACTGCCCCGCTCCAGGGAAACTACGTTGCTTTTCACTCGGACCCTGCTTATTTTCGGAGCCTGCTGTGCAGCAAGCACccggcggccgccgccgccgccgccgccgccgccgctgccgccgccgccgccgccgccgcagcctaCTACCAGGCTTCGGCGGCCGGGCCCCAGCccaaggcggcggcggcggcggcgggcgcgggaGGCCCGGTGAGCCTGACCTACCGGTGCAAGCGCAAGCGCGGGGGCGCCAAGGACTGCCTGCTCGCGCCCCACGCCGGCGCCCGccgcctgctgctgctgcccaggTCCTACAAAGccaaggcggcggcggcggcggcggcagcggcggcggcggcggccgccggGGCCACTTGCTTGGAGAGGTTTCATCTGGTTAACAGCTTCTGCccgcctccccaccaccaccaccaccaccatcaccaccaccaccaccaccaccaccgggCCCAACAGCCGCAGCAGAATCACCACCCCCCTCATCACCACCGGCCGCAGCCCCATCTCGGCAGCTTTCCCGAGAGTTGTAGCAGCGACTCGGAGTCCAGCTCCTACTCGGACCATGCAGCCAACGACTCCGATTTTGGCTCCAGTTTGTCCAGTTCCAGCAACTCCGTGTCCtcggaggaagaggaggaggagggagaggaggaggaggaggaagaggaggaggaggaggaggaggaggggggcagtgGGGCCTCGGATTCCAGCGAAGTCAGCTCGGAGGAGGAGGACTCGTCCACGGAGTCGGACTCCAGCTCCGGCTCCAGCCAAGTGTCGGTGCAGAGCATCCGTTTCAGACGCACCAGCTTCGGCAAGCCTCCCAGCGTGCAGGCGCAGGCCAACTTCTTGTACCATCTGGCCTCCGCCGCCGCTGCAACCAAACCCGCTGCTTTCGAGGATGCCGGCAGACTTCCCGACCTCAAGAGTAGTGTCAAAGCCGAGTCGCCGGAGGAGTGGAATCTGCAGAGCTGGGCCCCCAAAGCGTCTCCGGTGTACTGCCCGGCCAGCCTGGGGAGTTGTTTCACAGAGATAAGGAACGATAGGGTATCTGAGATTACATTCCCACACTCTGAAATTTCCAGTACTGTAAAGAGAACTGACCTGACAATTAACTGCTTGGCGGAGGGGGCCTCTTCACCTAGCCCAAAGACAAACAATGCATTTCCACAACAAAGAATACTCCGAGAGGCTAGGAAATGCCTACAAGCAACTCCTACTACACACTGTGCTGATAACAACACAATAGCTGCTAGGTTCTTCGATCACGATTCTTCAGGAGCAGCCGCAAATTCAGAGAAAGACTCCAAAATCCCTCATTGTGCTGAATTTGCTACGGATTTGTCCTCTTCCCACACCGCTTCTGAGGTGGATGGAGCAGCACCAGCGGCAGCAACGAAAGCTGAGAATCCGTGCACTAACGCGGGCGACAAGACCTTGCCATTTCTGCACAATATTAAAATCAAAGTAGAAGACAGTAGTGCTAATGAAGAATATGAACCTGACCTTATTACAAATAAGCTTAAGTGCGAGTGCAATGATACAGAGGGTGAGTTTTACAGTGTGACTGAAAGTAAAGAGGAGGACGCCTTGTTAACCACAGCCAAGGAAGAAGGTTTTGCATGCCCTGAAAAAGAAACTCTTTCCTTAAACCCACCGGCTCAGAGTCAGGGCCTCTCATGCACTTTAGGTTCTCCAAAACCCGAGGATGGGGAATATAAATTTGGTGCCAGGGTGAGAAAAAATTACCGGACACTAGTACTGGGAAAACGACCCGTACTTCAGACACCTCCAGTCAAACCAAATTTGAAATCAGCTAGAAGTCCTCGTCCTACAGGTAAAACCGAAACACATGAAGGAACACTGGATGATTTTACAGTTATAAACAGACGCAAAAAGGTAGCCAGCAATGTAGCATCAGCAGTGAAAAGGCCATTTAATTTCATGGCAAATTTTCCTTGTCCACCATCACTCATTATTGGGAAGGATGGGGATTTGTGGCCGGCGTATTCCTTAAACACCACTAAGGATTCCCAACCTCCTCACAAAGCCCATCCTATATGGAAATGGCAGCTGGGCGGTTCTGCAATACCTCTTCCACCGAGTcacaaattcaggaaatttaattCATAA